A single region of the Myxococcales bacterium genome encodes:
- a CDS encoding AgmX/PglI C-terminal domain-containing protein: protein MKTAASLLMALGLSACSAGFAMRSQDRYQQDTREVLATRDSQIQSCYNSALSRDQGLRGDVVVKFDVAEDTGTFTNATILEEETTAPQVLQECVLNALVDLQLSPPDEQKGIATYTWSFRTRS, encoded by the coding sequence ATGAAAACCGCGGCATCACTACTCATGGCACTCGGTTTGAGTGCGTGCAGCGCAGGGTTTGCCATGCGCAGCCAGGATCGTTATCAGCAAGACACCCGAGAGGTCCTCGCGACGCGCGATTCCCAAATCCAGTCCTGCTACAACAGCGCGCTCAGCCGCGATCAGGGATTACGTGGGGATGTAGTCGTCAAGTTCGATGTGGCCGAGGACACCGGCACGTTCACGAACGCCACCATCCTTGAGGAGGAAACCACCGCGCCCCAGGTGCTTCAGGAATGCGTACTCAATGCGTTGGTGGATTTGCAACTGAGTCCCCCCGACGAGCAAAAAGGGATTGCCACGTACACCTGGTCGTTCCGCACCCGCTCTTAG
- a CDS encoding DNA repair exonuclease, giving the protein MTTLRFIHSSDWQLGMPFRWLQGDGGAKLRELRMLAIDQLAAMSKKRGASFVLVAGDLFDDNTVSKSIILEANECIGRIGCPVYVIPGNHDYGGPASIYSQSLFLESKPANLIVLGERKATRTVDDAAWLLPAPLLHRHEAADPTAHITESFGGHDAPRIGIAHGTIRRFDKSGEGTVPNLIDPRRAELGKLDYLALGDWHGLVQVNPNTWYSGTPEATSFKDNQPGHVLLVTMDGRGTVPHVEPLKVGQARWIKKSFDIYQDEDINALYQWLDALEQPRLTLASVTIKGSLSMSGLSKVRAFTEAAPSRLLHYQDDSEHLLSRASASDLDSIASDGYLRAAIERLIHREKSGDQTAAYALQILYQLHHTSC; this is encoded by the coding sequence ATGACTACGTTACGTTTCATTCACAGCTCAGATTGGCAGCTCGGAATGCCGTTCCGCTGGTTACAGGGTGACGGCGGCGCCAAGCTACGTGAACTGCGGATGCTTGCTATAGACCAGTTGGCCGCGATGAGTAAGAAACGTGGCGCGAGTTTTGTGCTTGTGGCCGGGGACTTGTTCGATGACAATACCGTCAGCAAGAGCATCATCCTCGAAGCCAACGAATGCATTGGGCGCATTGGCTGCCCGGTGTATGTCATTCCGGGCAATCACGATTACGGAGGCCCCGCTTCGATTTATTCACAATCCCTTTTCCTGGAAAGTAAACCGGCCAACCTTATCGTGCTTGGTGAACGAAAGGCCACGCGCACCGTGGATGATGCCGCTTGGCTCTTGCCGGCCCCGCTGCTGCACCGGCATGAAGCAGCCGATCCTACGGCGCACATCACTGAGTCGTTCGGCGGTCATGATGCCCCACGGATCGGCATTGCGCATGGAACGATAAGGCGCTTTGACAAAAGCGGCGAGGGCACCGTGCCCAATCTGATCGACCCGCGACGAGCGGAGCTTGGCAAACTCGATTATCTCGCATTGGGCGATTGGCACGGCCTTGTCCAAGTGAATCCCAACACATGGTATAGCGGCACGCCCGAAGCCACATCTTTTAAGGATAACCAACCTGGCCATGTTCTGTTAGTTACAATGGACGGCCGAGGCACTGTTCCCCACGTGGAGCCACTGAAAGTCGGGCAAGCCCGTTGGATTAAGAAGTCATTCGATATATATCAAGACGAAGACATCAATGCGCTTTATCAGTGGTTAGACGCGTTAGAGCAACCGCGGCTTACCCTGGCTAGTGTTACGATCAAAGGTAGTCTTTCCATGTCCGGCCTGTCGAAGGTGCGGGCCTTCACAGAAGCGGCGCCCTCACGACTGCTGCACTATCAGGACGATTCCGAACATCTCTTATCGCGTGCATCCGCGAGCGACCTCGACAGCATTGCCTCGGATGGATATTTACGCGCCGCCATCGAACGACTTATCCACCGGGAGAAATCAGGGGATCAAACCGCAGCCTACGCACTTCAGATACTGTACCAATTGCATCATACTTCATGCTGA
- a CDS encoding ABC transporter permease subunit, with the protein MQATLIIAKRQLRSYFSGPVAYIVTCLFLLLIGVFFWPDFFLVKRATVRDLFQVVSLLTVFAAPAMTMGSLAEERGRGTLELLITMPIRDWQVIVGKFFAAFSLFAIMLAVTFVYPLSVSTLGNLDWGPVFTGYLALALQGAAMLSIGLLASSWTENQLIAFFIGIALCFAFWFIDRFVPFLPRGAASVFEWLSINYHFRSMIRGVIDTRNVLYFLSLIGLALALAFHSLERRRWSA; encoded by the coding sequence ATGCAAGCAACTCTCATCATCGCCAAAAGACAGCTCCGCAGTTACTTCAGCGGTCCCGTCGCCTACATCGTCACCTGCCTTTTCTTGCTTTTGATTGGGGTCTTTTTTTGGCCCGACTTCTTTTTGGTTAAGCGTGCCACCGTCAGAGACTTGTTCCAAGTCGTCTCTCTCCTAACGGTATTCGCTGCTCCTGCAATGACCATGGGTTCGCTGGCCGAAGAACGGGGTCGGGGGACGCTGGAGCTCCTAATCACCATGCCGATTCGGGATTGGCAGGTAATTGTGGGCAAGTTTTTCGCTGCGTTTAGCCTGTTTGCAATCATGTTGGCCGTGACATTTGTATACCCTCTTAGCGTCTCCACTCTCGGCAACTTAGACTGGGGCCCAGTGTTTACCGGATACTTGGCACTGGCCCTTCAAGGCGCTGCCATGTTGAGTATTGGGCTTTTGGCCTCAAGTTGGACTGAGAATCAGCTCATTGCATTCTTCATTGGCATTGCCTTGTGTTTTGCATTTTGGTTTATCGATCGCTTTGTACCGTTTCTCCCTCGGGGCGCAGCTTCCGTCTTCGAGTGGTTGTCGATCAACTATCATTTCCGCAGTATGATCCGCGGCGTGATCGATACACGAAATGTCTTGTATTTCCTCTCCCTCATCGGACTGGCGCTGGCGCTAGCATTTCATTCACTCGAGCGCCGCCGGTGGAGTGCTTAG
- a CDS encoding GldG family protein: MTQDTQKKHKKARREATLFLVVVAASLVLLNVLGTFAHARVDLTESRMFSLSQGSKDMSKRLKDTLEIRSYFTPDLPYPYNGLERYTRDMLEEYEASSNGKIQVRYINPSDDAEKEAAQADGVQQVPTLDLTEDRIEQVQAFRGLSFHYLGESKAIPFLENTEGLEYQITQIIKELIGEKLRIGILKGHDGPSLEKGLTGLRDLTRSSYDVEEVDANQDLPKNLKALIVVNPQTSLSQAETANIAGFLQRGGSLGVFGGTRKLPDSLLEGTASIVDSGFNKLLSDWGVTMLPDLVADAECGSVNAPTNIPGLAIPVRYPLLPEVRIDDKQAEHPVLFKLGQLQMPFTTRLKLGKVPAGIKRAVLAKSSENSWLLTDAEAQLTPRQQWAPSNPMGPFPLIVAIEGSKSGSNGPMSTAETGDKEPPSETPASARILVAGSGFVLDDRALPPPNPRTGERQMTSTMAFALNAIDWLAQDAAMVAIRAKDVEEPPLKDPALEVLEDAKQDVEQARKEGDAKKAEAALDLSKEKLADARARWNTTKSLYRWMHTLGLPIAFALLGLLYWRRRKNHNANLKL, from the coding sequence ATGACTCAAGATACCCAAAAGAAACACAAAAAGGCGCGCCGCGAGGCCACACTCTTTCTGGTCGTCGTTGCCGCGAGCCTGGTGCTGCTAAATGTGCTCGGAACCTTTGCTCATGCGCGGGTCGATTTGACCGAGAGCCGCATGTTCTCGTTGTCACAGGGCTCAAAAGACATGTCCAAGCGCCTTAAAGACACGCTTGAGATTCGCTCGTACTTCACCCCCGATCTTCCCTACCCCTATAACGGGCTCGAGCGCTACACGCGAGACATGCTTGAGGAATACGAAGCATCCTCGAACGGCAAGATCCAGGTGCGTTACATCAACCCGAGCGACGACGCGGAGAAGGAAGCCGCACAGGCCGACGGCGTCCAACAAGTTCCTACCTTGGATTTAACCGAAGACCGCATTGAGCAAGTTCAGGCTTTTCGTGGGCTTTCATTTCATTATTTGGGCGAGAGCAAGGCGATACCTTTCCTCGAGAACACCGAGGGCCTTGAGTATCAAATCACTCAGATCATCAAAGAACTGATAGGCGAGAAATTGCGTATTGGTATTTTGAAGGGACATGATGGTCCAAGCTTAGAGAAGGGCCTGACAGGCTTGAGAGATTTGACCCGCAGCTCCTATGATGTGGAAGAGGTCGATGCGAACCAAGATTTGCCGAAGAACTTGAAAGCGTTGATTGTAGTGAATCCGCAAACCTCGCTGAGTCAGGCTGAAACCGCCAACATCGCCGGGTTCTTGCAGCGCGGAGGTTCGCTGGGTGTGTTTGGCGGCACACGCAAATTGCCCGATTCCCTACTCGAAGGGACCGCAAGCATCGTAGATTCCGGTTTCAACAAGTTGCTTTCAGACTGGGGCGTAACGATGCTCCCCGATCTGGTGGCCGATGCTGAGTGCGGCAGCGTTAACGCTCCAACAAACATCCCGGGGCTTGCTATTCCCGTCAGATACCCGCTTTTACCCGAAGTCCGCATCGACGATAAACAGGCCGAGCACCCGGTACTCTTTAAGCTGGGGCAGCTTCAAATGCCGTTCACCACGCGTCTAAAACTTGGCAAGGTTCCGGCTGGCATCAAACGAGCTGTCCTTGCGAAGAGTTCCGAAAACTCGTGGCTTCTCACCGATGCCGAAGCTCAGCTCACCCCACGCCAACAGTGGGCTCCGTCGAACCCCATGGGCCCGTTTCCGCTGATCGTGGCCATCGAAGGTTCAAAGTCTGGGTCGAACGGCCCGATGAGTACCGCGGAAACGGGCGACAAAGAGCCGCCAAGCGAAACACCGGCAAGCGCGCGTATCCTGGTCGCGGGATCCGGATTCGTATTGGATGATCGCGCGTTGCCGCCGCCCAATCCGCGCACCGGCGAGCGGCAAATGACCAGCACCATGGCCTTTGCGCTCAATGCCATTGACTGGTTGGCGCAAGATGCCGCTATGGTGGCCATTCGCGCAAAAGACGTAGAGGAGCCTCCGCTCAAAGATCCCGCGCTAGAAGTACTCGAAGACGCAAAGCAAGATGTGGAACAGGCGCGCAAAGAGGGCGATGCCAAAAAGGCCGAGGCCGCACTCGATCTCTCCAAGGAAAAACTCGCGGATGCCCGCGCCAGATGGAACACGACGAAGTCCTTGTATCGCTGGATGCATACATTGGGATTGCCCATTGCCTTTGCGCTTTTGGGACTTCTTTACTGGCGGCGCCGAAAAAATCACAACGCAAACCTAAAACTTTAG
- the tsaB gene encoding tRNA (adenosine(37)-N6)-threonylcarbamoyltransferase complex dimerization subunit type 1 TsaB: MRVLGIDTSSALASVAVLEDGQLVTEISASVQARCGETLLPYVSQALAMSKVAVKELDLVAVGIGPGSFTGTRIGVATAKGLALGAELPLVGVVSLRALAGGLMGQPGIAATVIDAYKDEVYYAAYRRNVEGTLLELLSPHHATPEKAARDLRTFIPAEHAFGICGSGFRRYQRTFVEGLAQPYTVAPVGYDTVRAFIIAHEGALSYQQHGADDLSELEPCYVRSSDAKLPALNQARVT; this comes from the coding sequence ATGCGTGTTCTTGGAATAGATACCTCATCGGCCTTAGCTTCGGTGGCGGTGCTCGAGGACGGGCAGCTTGTCACTGAAATCAGTGCGTCTGTCCAGGCCAGGTGCGGCGAAACGCTGCTTCCTTACGTATCACAGGCGCTTGCGATGTCTAAAGTGGCGGTCAAGGAGTTAGATCTTGTGGCGGTGGGTATAGGGCCTGGTTCGTTCACCGGGACGCGTATCGGCGTGGCAACGGCCAAGGGTCTTGCTTTGGGCGCGGAGCTTCCCCTCGTGGGTGTCGTGTCGCTGAGAGCCTTGGCCGGTGGGCTCATGGGCCAGCCAGGAATCGCGGCAACGGTTATCGATGCCTATAAAGACGAGGTCTATTATGCCGCCTACCGCCGGAACGTTGAAGGAACCCTGCTGGAGCTTCTCTCGCCCCATCATGCGACGCCAGAAAAAGCGGCGCGGGATCTTCGGACTTTCATCCCCGCCGAGCACGCATTCGGCATATGCGGGAGCGGATTTCGCCGCTATCAGCGTACGTTCGTCGAGGGTCTGGCCCAACCCTATACAGTGGCGCCCGTGGGTTACGATACCGTTCGGGCATTTATCATTGCTCACGAAGGCGCGCTGTCATATCAACAGCATGGCGCGGACGACCTCAGCGAGCTTGAGCCATGCTATGTGCGATCCAGTGACGCCAAGTTGCCCGCGTTAAATCAGGCTCGCGTCACCTGA
- a CDS encoding ATP-binding cassette domain-containing protein: MIEAINLSKHYGTVRAVDHVSFQVRKGEVLGFLGPNGAGKTTTMKILTCFIAPSSGTAKVNGLDVFDDSIGVRRAIGYLPEHTPLYSDMMVYEYLSFVAQMRALSNEAAAKAIKRVVEQTGLGEVVGRPIRVLSRGYRQRVGLAQAMIHEPAVLILDEPLSGLDPNQASEIRELIKEIGKERTVVLSTHNLAEVQLTCERVLIIARGKIVADDSTEDLKNRAGHARFSVTVLTEGADSTRQQARAILDNVEHVSRVIAHPEHEGRTRFEVIPTGAHDLSAALFRAAVSGNIVLTELSRQGQDLEEVFRQLTLHQEPLTNNSVTATKAA; encoded by the coding sequence ATGATCGAGGCAATAAATCTCAGCAAACACTATGGCACTGTGCGCGCAGTGGACCACGTGAGCTTCCAAGTTCGGAAGGGGGAAGTGCTGGGATTTTTAGGTCCCAATGGCGCTGGGAAAACAACGACCATGAAAATACTCACCTGCTTCATCGCTCCAAGCAGCGGGACAGCAAAGGTTAATGGTCTTGACGTGTTTGATGACTCGATTGGTGTTCGGCGTGCGATTGGTTACTTGCCAGAGCATACGCCGCTCTATTCAGACATGATGGTTTATGAGTATTTGAGCTTCGTTGCTCAGATGCGCGCGTTGAGCAATGAGGCCGCCGCCAAAGCCATCAAACGTGTGGTCGAACAAACCGGCCTAGGAGAAGTTGTCGGTCGTCCCATCCGCGTTCTGTCTCGCGGATATCGGCAGCGCGTCGGTCTAGCGCAGGCGATGATACACGAGCCCGCCGTCCTTATCCTGGATGAACCCTTGAGCGGCCTTGATCCCAACCAGGCCTCGGAAATCAGGGAGTTAATTAAGGAAATTGGAAAGGAACGGACTGTCGTTCTTTCCACACACAATCTCGCAGAGGTGCAACTCACCTGCGAGCGCGTCCTCATCATCGCCCGAGGCAAAATCGTGGCCGATGACAGTACGGAAGACCTAAAAAACCGCGCAGGGCACGCGCGTTTTTCGGTGACCGTACTTACCGAGGGCGCGGATAGCACACGCCAGCAAGCCCGAGCCATTTTGGATAATGTTGAACATGTCAGTCGCGTGATCGCCCATCCCGAGCACGAGGGCCGCACACGGTTCGAGGTCATACCCACCGGCGCTCATGACCTGAGCGCAGCTCTCTTTCGGGCCGCGGTGTCAGGCAATATCGTTCTCACCGAGCTCAGTCGACAGGGCCAAGATCTCGAAGAAGTATTTCGGCAATTGACGCTCCATCAGGAGCCCCTGACCAACAACAGCGTCACGGCAACCAAAGCAGCCTAA
- a CDS encoding OmpA family protein, whose amino-acid sequence MKHVSFGLVVLGVSGLLTAGCSSDPQVFRGTTPVTIEGQTPQASAPPPRVEVKDNRIVIHEKIQFEFDKAVIKEESFDLLREIAETIAKNPHIKKIRIEGHASSEGSDEYNLKLSQARAQAVLNHLVDKGGIAAERLVAQGFGEEQPIADNATDAGREANRRVEFIITRQEVTTTKVAVDPKTGKQKVLAKDTKDVSNSELKTPPAPQTEPAEDKETKSPEKKQAETAMPKKENADPAENPEPETQKGEE is encoded by the coding sequence ATGAAACACGTATCTTTTGGTCTCGTGGTGTTGGGTGTCTCTGGTCTGCTCACCGCCGGCTGCTCAAGTGATCCCCAGGTGTTCCGCGGGACCACGCCCGTCACCATCGAAGGGCAGACGCCCCAAGCCTCCGCACCTCCCCCACGGGTCGAGGTCAAAGACAACCGTATTGTCATCCATGAAAAGATTCAGTTTGAATTCGACAAGGCAGTCATCAAGGAAGAATCTTTTGATCTGCTCCGCGAGATCGCCGAAACCATCGCCAAGAACCCTCACATCAAGAAGATCCGTATCGAGGGCCACGCCAGCTCCGAAGGCAGTGATGAGTACAATCTCAAACTTTCTCAAGCACGCGCCCAGGCTGTGCTCAATCACCTCGTCGATAAAGGCGGCATCGCAGCGGAACGCCTGGTCGCTCAGGGATTTGGCGAAGAGCAGCCTATCGCAGACAATGCCACCGACGCGGGTAGAGAAGCCAATCGTCGCGTGGAGTTTATTATCACCCGCCAAGAGGTCACCACCACGAAGGTGGCCGTAGATCCGAAAACCGGCAAACAAAAAGTGCTCGCCAAGGATACAAAGGATGTGAGCAACTCCGAGCTCAAGACTCCTCCCGCCCCGCAAACGGAACCTGCTGAGGACAAGGAAACGAAGTCTCCCGAAAAAAAACAAGCCGAGACAGCCATGCCAAAGAAAGAGAACGCTGACCCGGCAGAAAACCCTGAGCCAGAGACCCAAAAAGGGGAGGAATAA
- a CDS encoding DUF4340 domain-containing protein, translating to MRKDSRLTIAAVVLAVLVGLTVWALTMRKGELDQDAKPEGSLPHISADNLDELEIERPGASSVIHLKKINGNWLITAPIAAEADTKAVEMAVEKLTDLSVTAIAATKSSSHQILEVDDKQAIRVVAKNKGKVLANLLIGASRGGNTMVRESGKAVVMAVSGSMKWSFNKDLKDWRNRKILEIKPEEISGVTYQSANGTFHLAQKSGSWTLEPPSKAVKRFSSSQASSMISSVASLNASDFADPSITEEQAGLAKKPVATVSLSINRSGKGPEKITIRIGHANPKDENQFYLKADGDIIYLVGKYVKERLTPKVVDFQEPEKKPAEEAPSASPSPGGAPDMNQLPPEVMQQLQQQMGQPH from the coding sequence ATGCGGAAAGATAGCCGCCTCACTATTGCTGCTGTGGTGCTCGCTGTGCTTGTCGGCCTAACGGTATGGGCCCTCACCATGCGCAAGGGCGAGCTCGATCAGGACGCCAAGCCAGAAGGCTCATTGCCACATATCTCTGCTGATAACTTGGATGAGCTTGAGATAGAGCGTCCCGGCGCATCCTCCGTCATACATCTGAAGAAAATAAATGGTAACTGGTTGATCACCGCACCCATCGCTGCCGAGGCTGACACCAAAGCCGTGGAAATGGCTGTAGAGAAACTGACGGACCTTTCGGTGACGGCTATCGCGGCCACCAAGAGCAGCAGCCATCAGATCCTGGAAGTTGATGACAAGCAGGCCATTCGAGTGGTGGCTAAGAACAAGGGGAAAGTCCTCGCCAACCTGCTGATCGGGGCCTCACGAGGTGGGAACACCATGGTGCGTGAGAGCGGTAAGGCTGTGGTGATGGCAGTCTCGGGCAGCATGAAATGGAGCTTCAATAAAGACCTCAAGGACTGGCGCAACCGTAAGATCCTGGAAATCAAGCCAGAAGAAATTTCAGGAGTCACGTACCAGAGCGCGAACGGAACCTTCCATTTGGCACAAAAAAGTGGTTCTTGGACGCTCGAGCCGCCGTCGAAGGCCGTCAAGCGCTTTAGCAGCAGTCAAGCGAGTTCGATGATTTCAAGCGTGGCCAGCTTGAACGCCTCCGATTTCGCCGATCCCTCTATCACCGAGGAACAGGCGGGTTTAGCCAAGAAGCCCGTGGCGACCGTCTCGCTTTCCATCAATCGGTCCGGCAAAGGTCCCGAGAAGATAACGATCCGAATCGGTCACGCCAATCCCAAAGATGAGAACCAATTTTATCTCAAGGCCGATGGCGATATTATCTATCTGGTAGGGAAGTATGTGAAAGAACGGCTCACTCCAAAGGTCGTTGACTTTCAGGAGCCCGAAAAGAAGCCTGCTGAGGAGGCTCCCAGTGCCTCTCCGTCTCCGGGTGGCGCACCGGACATGAATCAGCTGCCGCCGGAAGTCATGCAGCAGCTGCAACAGCAGATGGGTCAGCCCCACTGA